The Thermodesulfobacteriota bacterium genome segment TTCTGGCGGTCCCCGGCCATGGCATGGGCGGTCATGGCGATGACGGGCAGCCGGGAGATGTTTTCGTTCCCCCGTATTTCGCTGGTGGCGCGGTAACCGTCCATGACCGGCATCTGCACGTCCATGAGCACGGCGTCGAAATTTCCGGCCACGGCCATGTGGACGGCTTCCAGCCCATTGTCCGCCACCTCCACGGACATCCCGGCGTTTTCCAGGATCTCCCGGGCCACCTGCTGGTTGATGGGGTTGTCCTCCGCCACCAGGATCCGGGCCCCGGCCAGGCAGGAAAGGGTGACTTTCCCCATGTCGCCCGGGCGTTTCCTGCGGGTGGACGGGGGAAGGTCTTTTCCGAAGGCCTGCATGATGGTATCGAAAAAGATACTGTGACTCACGGGTTTTAACAGAAACCGGTCGATGCCGATTTCTTCGGCCCGGCGCATGACCTCTTCCCGGCCGTAGGCCGTGAGCATGATGATTTTCGGCCTTTGCCCGCCCTTTTCCGCGGCTCCGGCAATGATCCGCCGGGCGGTCTCCAGGCCGTCCATGTCCGGCATTTTCCAGTCCATGATGATCAGCTCAAAGGGCTTTTCCGGTCCGTTTTCAGACAGGAGCTCCAGGCACCGGGCGCCCGAGTCCGCCAGCGTCACGTCAAAGGTGAAGGAGGCGAGCATGGAATCCATGATTTCCCGGGCGGAGGCGTTATCGTCCACCACCATAACGCGCATACCCCGGAGGTCCGGGGCGGGAACGAAACGGTCCGGCCTTCTCTTCTCGGTCTGCTGCCTTTTTAAAACCGCCGTGAAGGTGAAAACCGATCCCCGGCCGGTTTCGCTTTCCACGCGGATGTCGCCGTCCATCATGGTCACCAGGCGTTTGCAGATGACCAGGCCCAGGCCCGTGCCGCCGAACTTCCGGGTGGTAGAGGTGTCGGCCTGGGTAAACGCCCGGAAAAGCCCTTCCACCTGCTCCTGGTTCATGCCGATGCCCGTGTCCCGGACGGAAAACTCCAGGGTGACGCTTTCCTCGGTCTTGTCCCGGGCCCGGACTTTCAGGATGATCTCGCCGCTGGGCGTGAATTTCACGGCATTGTTGGTCAGGTTGATGAGCACCTGGCCCAGGCGCAGCGGATCGCCCTTGAGGGAGTAGGGAACTTCCGGGTCCACGTGGATGAGAAATTCCAGCCCCTTTTCATGGGCCTTCAAAGCGATGAGGTTGGTCACGTCGTCCAGGACCTCTTCCAGCTGAAAGGGCATTTCCTCCAGGTCGAGCTTGCCCGCCTCGATTTTGGAAAAGTCCAGGATGTCGTCGATGATGCCCAGCAGGCTCCGGGCCGCGGACTGGACTTTTTCCAGATAGTCCTGCTGCTTGGGGGTCAGGTCCGTTGAAAGCGCCAGGTGGGTCATGCCCACGATGGCGTTTAAAGGTGTGCGGATTTCATGGCTCATGTTGGCCAGAAATTCGCTCTTGGCCTGGTTGGCGTTCTGGGCAGCGTCCCTGGCTTTCCGGATGGCTTCCTCGGCCAGCTTACGCTCGGTGAGATCGATGACGGTCACGATGTTGTGGTACCCGGAGTCTTTGTGGACGTCGGCCCACTTGAAGGCCAGGATTCGGGTCTCCCCGTCCGGGCGGGTGACGGGTCTTTCCATGAAAAGCCCCGACGGCAACTCGTTGCACTTGACCCGTAGAAGGGAGTCGGCCATCTCCGCCTGGATCTGGTCCATGAAATGATGGGATACGTAAGGCCCGAACGCCTTCTGCAGATCTTCCAGGCGTTCGAAACCCAGAAGCTGGAGAGCGGCCCGGTTGGCGCCCACCAGCCGGGCTTCCCGCACCATTTTCTTGACCTTGTCCGGATGTTTCTGCAGCAAATCCGTCAGGACGCAGCCCGTGGACGGGGTCACGTCCCCGGCCCCTTCCACGGTCCCGGTCCAGTCCATCTCCATGATGCCCACGGGAGACAGCTCAAACAGGTCCCGGAACCGGGTTTCGGCCCGGCGGCGTTCGGCCACCTCGGCTTCCAGCGCCCGGGTCCGGTCGGCCACCTTCTGCTCCAGGTTGCTCCGGGCCTGGATCAGGTTCTCGGCCATGCGGTTCAGGTCATTGGCCAGGTCCTCCAGCTCGTCACCGGTGGGAACGTTCAGGCGGTATTCCAGGTCTCCGGCGCCGATCCGGGCGGAACCCTCCTGAAGCAGCCTGACAGGGCGGAACAGCTTTACGGAAAACTTCAGGGCCAGAAGCGCCGGCAGCACCAGAATGATGAGAACCGCGAAAACAGCGTATATGGCCCGGAACTGGAACTGCTCTTTGAATAGTTGCGCCAGGGACAGGGACACATGAAGCACGGCCTGCCGGTCATCCGCGACCGGGACACGGAAGTAGATGAGATGGGGATCACGGTGCCAGTCCGTATCCGAACGTTCCAGGTTGCCGGAGACGGGCTTGCCCAGTCCGTTCATCAGGCCCGGCGGCGGGTTCCCGTCCGGAGCCTGGGCGACAGCCTTTCCTTCCACGTCCAGCACCAGATGGGTAAGCTGGGGATTGGCCCGGTGAAAGGTCCGGAGCACCATCAGTGCCCCGGCCCAGTCATCTTTGGCCACCGCCGGCGCGATCAATTCGCCCGCGGTCAGCGCCAGGTTCTCAAAATGGCCCATCCGCTCATGGACGCCTTTCTTGATCCAGAAAAAATCGCTGACCCCGCCGCCGCAGATCAATGTGAAGGTGATGGCAGCGAAAAAATAAAGGAACAGTCTTTTTTTGAAGGGAAGTCGCAAACGCTTCATGAAAAGCTCGCTGTGTTGTGGGGAACGGGGAGGAAATGTCTCCCCTGTCCGGATTGTCAGAAATCAGCTCGGCCCAGAGCCATAGCGATAAAAAGTTGCTTTTAAAATAGTTATTTATATCAAAACAGGCCTTTTCTGTCAATGGTTTTCCGGCCGCCGGGCTTATGTGGACGCCATGTGACCCAGACCACAAGCGGATCGTTCTGTCCCAGAAATCCGCACGCCCGGTGCATGCGTCGCGGCAAAAACGGAACGCGGGAGAATTCCGGTGCCATCCATGAATATCTGTTCCGTTAGTCCGCTCCATTTAGCGCAGAGGGAAAAAGTTAAACGAACGAATCGGGGGATATATCTATTGATGATTTATGAAATTGTAATATCGAGTTGAAATACGTATTCTGCCCACCGATTTCCTGGGTATTTCAGGCGGGCGGTAATGATGAATCATTATCCCAGGGGACGAAAGAGTTCGCCGTTTCTATCCAGTTGGACCAGAAGCGCGGCAGTAATTTCCGCGCCTGCGCCAACGCGTTCAACGCATTTTTCCCGCTCGGGAGAAGAATAGAAGGCGATGGCCTGATTAAGATCGCTAACGTCATACCCGGTGAGGTCTTTACAGGTATAGGCGCCCATATGTTTATGCAGGCGTTTCATCAGCCTGGCGGCGGGAGTGAGGATGGGGAGCAGTGCTTCTCTGTCGGACTCGGCTAACCCAATCCGTATCCTTCGGCAACTGCATCCCTTTTTGATCAGCGGACATTTTTACACCTCAGTTCGCAATATGGCATACGGACACGGCTCTCCTGCCACTTTCCTAAAAAACCGTGACCTGGCAAATATTTTAACTTTTATTCTTTTTCTGAAAATACATGTTGTTGTCAGCCTCGGACATCATTGAATCACAGGAAAAAGCGTTTTTGGAACCAGCGAAGGATATTCCGTAACTCATGGAAATCGTATAAGGCTTTTTTGAATGCGCGTTATATTCGCCGATAAGTTTTTCAAATTTTTCATTGATACGAGAAGTGATGGCATCCACGTCCTTATCTTCCGTTACCATGCCGAAAACAGCAAACTCGTCTCCACCGATCCGTCCGATAATATCTGATTCTCTGAAAGCATTTTTTAAAATACTTGCGGCACCGATCAACGCCAGGTCACCTTCCGCATGACCGTGCAGATCATTGATCTGTTTCATGCCATCCAGATCTATATAAAGTAACATGGCATTGTTTTTGACCCGTTTGGCGATGGCGCATTGCTGTGCCATTATGGATAAGAACCCGCGACGATTATAAAGGCCGGTGAGTTCGTCCTTTAATGACAATTCTTTAAGTTCTACGACAAGTTTCTCGCGCTCCTGTTCCAACCGTTTCTGCTTCATTATCCGCCACATACTGTTCATGAACAGGTTAATCTGTCGGGCATCGGATTCATCATACGGTTCTTCTTTATTGCCCACCCCGGTAACGCCCACAATTCGATTTCCATCAAAAATCGGAATGCCCAGATGGCGAATTAAATGGAAATGGCCTTCCGGGTATCCTTTTTTATTGGCCAGTGATTGATAATCGTTATGAATAACCACCTTTCTGAATCGAACGCTGTCCGCCCACAATCCGGCGGCTTCCAGGGGATAATGATGATCCTGTGCTGCCGTACATGTTTTCAGTACGTCTTTTGACCATGCATAAAGATGGATGGTTTGTTCGTCTTCATTAAAGAAATGAAGATAACCGCCTTTGCTTTTCGTCAGCCTGACCCCTTCTTCCAGTGCAAAATCCGTAATCTCCTGCTCAGATGTAAAATCCATCCGGGAAAGCGTCAGTAATGCCTCGAGGCGTTCTTCATCAAGCTTCAGGGATTTCTCCATCCGCTTGCGGTCTGTTATGTCCATGAATGTTATGACAGCGCCTGTAATCTCTCCGGCTTCCATGACAGGGGTGCTGGTATATTGAACAGGGAAACAAGTGCCGTCTTTCCTCCAGAACACCTCGTCATCTGCACTATGGGTCTTACCATCTTTATATGCGGCATAGATCGGACATTCTTCTTCAGGATAAGCGCTTCCATCAGATTTTTTGTAGTGCCATAGTGAATGGCTTTGATTTCCTGTCAGTTCAGTGACTGAATAGCCCAGCATTTTTGCCGCGGATGGATTGATAAATAATTGTTTCCCCTGAGTATCCAAGACGATAAAGCCTTCCCCGGCGGCATTTAAAAAAAGTCCGTGCTTATCCGCCAGACTTTCCGCGAAATCCGTTTTATTGATTTGTTTTCGCAGTTCCATCAATTCGTTGATGAGCTGCTTTTTTGTTTTGTATTCGTCTTTCATTGGCGTGTACCGGTTTGGGGTCGGCCCAGGCAACAATTTGATTAAAGAAAATAATTAAAAAAATAGCTTTTTTTTACCTTTAAGACAACCCTTTTGGGAAAAAACAGAATTCCGGCGCGAGTCCTTTATCGGTGTCGACTGCAAGGCCGGCGAAAAAAGTTCTTCCACTGCCAGATGTGTGACATCAGGCAAGACGGCCGGTCCCGGCAACTGGGCAACTGCGCTGTCTGAAAAGATTATATCTGCGACAAGCTGGCCTTACTTCGCACGCCGGCGCCGGAATAGGTCAAAGGCTGGCGGGACGGCGAGGTTGAGTCTTTCAGGACTTTCTTTAAAGGCGGCCATAATGCCGGATGCGCGTGGGCGGCTGGAGGGCGTCTCCGGTCAGACGGGTTCTGATCTCTCGCGCGCGGCCGAACAGGGCCATTCCGGCGGCCGCGGCTTTTTCAAAGACGGTGGCCGGCCCGAAGGCGCTCTCGATATCGGCCAGCGTGTCAACCGCCATTTGCCGCATTTCCGGGCGGGGCAACAACCGGCCCATGGCCAGGAGCAGAATCCGGTACTTGCCCATATCAGCGGCCAGGTCGGCCGCCCGGGCAACCAGATGCTGTTTGGAAGAATCCTTTAAAAAACGCCAGGCCTCGACATCCGTCCGGATATAGCGCAGCAGGGACGGCCCCAACTCGTAAAAATCCCGGTCATAGGCCCGGTTCTGGATTATCTCGGCTTCCTTGAGGTTAAATTCCGGATGAACGAACCAGGGTTGTTTGAACGCGTGCCACTCCTCATAGGGAATGGCCGTCAACAGCCGACCCGTGGATTTCACGCGGTCATAAAGAGGTGTGCCCGGCAGGGGGGAATAAAAGGTGAACTGGCTGAACGTCGGCCGGCAGGCCAGGTGATCGTTGATGTCGGCCTCGATGTTCTCCCGGGTGTGTTCGTCCACCAGCAGGATGGAGCTTAAGATGACCTTGATCCCGTATCGACCGAGCTCGGCCACCATCTCCCTGATGTTCCGGCCCAGGTTCTTCTGGTACGGGGAATAAATGCTTTCCCGTCCGATCCAGATCAGGTTGACGCCCATCTCGGCCAGTTTTTCGGCCCCGAACTCCGCCACCCGGTCGGCCGAGCCGAACGTAAACAGGCGGTAAATTCGTCCCGACCGGATCATGCATTGCCGCAATTCTTCGGCCCGATCCAGATCCAGCAGGAAGTTATCGTCGCCGATCAGGCTGACGGCATTGGTTTTGTAACGCGCGGCCACCTTCTCGATTTCGCGGAAAAGCGCCTGGCCGGTCTGAAAAAACCGGATGTGACGCTTGCCGAAAAAATGGCTGGGGCAGCAGAAGTCGCAACCATAGGAACAGCCCAGCCCCACCACGATATGGGGCGCGCCCACCATTCGCAGGGGGATGCCCATGACCTCCCGCAACTGGCTGACCACGTCCGGATTTTTAAAGGCAAACGCCTCCGGCAGGCCCAGGAGCCGGCGCATGAAACTGATGCCTTCGCCCACGCAGACGTGGTCCACGTCCATGATCTTGTCGATGTCGGGGATGGTGGCGCAGAAACCGCCGATCACGACGGTGGACCGGGGAGACAGTTCCCGGACCGTCTCCACCATTTTCTTGACTTTCAGAAAATTGGGAACGATGGCGCCGATGCCGACGATATCATAGCCCTTGCGGACCTCCCGCCGGAACCGGTCCAGGGACGGGAAATCCAGCACCGTCACGGGCGTGTCGTCCAGGTTTTCGGCAATGGCGTGCAGGCCAAAGGAAAAAAGGAAAAACCGCGGAGAATAAATGCCCTGGTTCTTGGTCAACTGGTTGTGAAACAGCTCGACCTTGGATTCTTTCCTGGCCTCGACCGTGTCCACGCCAAAAGGCTTGAATACCGAGGACAGCAGCACCTTTCTGGTCATTTATAACTCCATGATCGTCTCGAAAAAATCGAGGTTGGTCGCTATGTTATCTCAACCAAGGTACCTCGCACGGCTGTTATGTGACAAGCCTTTTGTGAGCAACATTTGATTGTTTTGAGAAAAAAGGTCGCCAAGTCCCCGGCGTTAAAAATTTCTCGCTGTCTGAGGGCGCCAGCCCGAGTTCGAGAAATTTAGCCGGGGATTACGCGACCGTTCAAAACAATCAAGTTGCGAATCAAACCGGCGTGTCACATGACTGACTATTTCTTCTGCACATCCTTTATCCTGACCTCATCAAAGGTCTTGATCTCGGCCAGTATACGGGGGGCCGCGTCGAGCAACTCCATGGCCACGGCCGCGCCGGTTCCCTCCCCCAGCCGGAAGCGCAGGTCCAGCATCGGCTCCAGTCCCAGGCGGCCGTGCATGAACTTATGCCCCGCCTCCACCGAACGGTGCCCGGCAAACAGGTACGAGCGCGCGGCCGGCGCCAGTTCGCAGGCGATCAGGGCCCCGGCCGTGGAGATCAGCCCGTCGCAGACCACCGGGATTTTCCGGGCGGCCGCGCCCAGCACCAGCCCGGCCAGGCCGCCGATCTCAAAACCGCCTACCTTAGCCAGGACGTCAATGGGATCACCCGGGTCCGGCCGGTTGATTTCAAGCCCTTTTCTAATCGCCGCCACCTTGAGTTTCCAGCCATCGTCGTTGATGCCGGTGCCCCGGCCGGTGACTTCAGCCGGATCAACGCCGGCAAAGGCGGCGATAATGGCGGCTGAAGGCGTGGTGTTGCCGATGCCCATGTCGCCGGTGCCGATCATGTCCACCGACCCGGAGGCAAACAGTTCGTCCACGATCTCGATGCCGGCCCGTACCGAAGCCACGGCCTCTTCCCGGGTCATGGCCGGCCCCCGGGCAAAATTGGCGGTGCCCCGGCCGACTTTCTTGTGGAATATCGGCAGGCCCGGATCAAAATCGTGACACACCCCCAGGTCCGCCACCCGCACCTCCGCTCCGGCATGCCGGGCCAGCACATTAATGGATGCACTGCCGGCCACAAAGGTGTCGACCATCTGGGCCGTCACTTCCTGGGGAAAAAGGCTGACGCCCTCGGCCGTGACGCCGTGATCGCCGGCACAGACCACAATGATCTTTCTCTTCAACCGCACATCCAGGGTTCCGGCAATGGAGGCCAGCCGGGCGGCGGCCTCCTCCAGCAGGCCCAGGCTGCCCGCCGGCCGTACCTGATTGGCCAGCCGCTCGCGGGCCTTTGCCAGAATGGTTTCGTCGACCGGCCCGATGGCGCCAATGGTTTTCTCAAGCTTATTCATAACATTTCCTCTTCTTTCTCCGCCGGAAAACAAAAAGGGCTCCGACAGGATCCAAGTTTCCTGCCGGAACCCTTTGCCATCAGGTTCCAGACGCCATGACCGGCCGGTTCGTCTTCTGGCTTCCCTGACAGCCTTCCGGGCCTTCCCGCGCCGCTTGACACAACGCAGTGACCATCCTTCGGAAGGGTATTTTCCGGGTTACAGCGGCGGGTCCGCCACGGATTGGCACCGTGTTCCGTTAACCGGCCGACCGATCAGATTTGTCTTTTTCCTACTAAAGCGACCCGGCCGTGTCAAGATGAAAACAAACGGGCCCGCTTCCGGTCATGCCTGCCGGCTCACGACCTGCCGATCTGAATAATCTATTGAATCCTGAAGATGATTGGCATATAAAAAAACCCATGAAGCCGTACCGCGTACTTTTCATCAAACCGCCGGACAGCGATGTGAATGTCCTTTCGCTGGACGTGCCCCTGGGCATCCTGTACCTGTCCGCCTGCCTGAAGAAGAATTTCGGCGATCTGGTCAGGACGGACATCATCGACCTGCGCCTGGAACAGGAGGTGGAAGCGCCGCTCACGGCAAAAATCAGGGAATTTCCCCCCGACCTGATCGGCATCAGCCTGCTGGCCTTCAACAAACTGTTCATCAAGCGGTATATCTCGCTGATTAAAGCGCTGGCGCCGGCGGCGAAAATTGTCATCGGCGGGCCGGACGCCACCTACAGCTACCAGGAATTTCTGCGGCAGTACCCGGGAATCGACTTTGCCGTCATCGGGGAAGGGGAACGGGTCTTCACCAACCTGGTCAGAATGCTGATGACCGGCGGAGAAGCCGGTTCCGTCAAGGGCATCGCCTTCCGGAAAGACGACCAGATCCTCGTCAACGAAAGGGAAGAATACATTCAGGATCTGGACAGTCTGCCCTTTCCGGATTACGGCCTGATCCGGTTTG includes the following:
- a CDS encoding response regulator; its protein translation is MKRLRLPFKKRLFLYFFAAITFTLICGGGVSDFFWIKKGVHERMGHFENLALTAGELIAPAVAKDDWAGALMVLRTFHRANPQLTHLVLDVEGKAVAQAPDGNPPPGLMNGLGKPVSGNLERSDTDWHRDPHLIYFRVPVADDRQAVLHVSLSLAQLFKEQFQFRAIYAVFAVLIILVLPALLALKFSVKLFRPVRLLQEGSARIGAGDLEYRLNVPTGDELEDLANDLNRMAENLIQARSNLEQKVADRTRALEAEVAERRRAETRFRDLFELSPVGIMEMDWTGTVEGAGDVTPSTGCVLTDLLQKHPDKVKKMVREARLVGANRAALQLLGFERLEDLQKAFGPYVSHHFMDQIQAEMADSLLRVKCNELPSGLFMERPVTRPDGETRILAFKWADVHKDSGYHNIVTVIDLTERKLAEEAIRKARDAAQNANQAKSEFLANMSHEIRTPLNAIVGMTHLALSTDLTPKQQDYLEKVQSAARSLLGIIDDILDFSKIEAGKLDLEEMPFQLEEVLDDVTNLIALKAHEKGLEFLIHVDPEVPYSLKGDPLRLGQVLINLTNNAVKFTPSGEIILKVRARDKTEESVTLEFSVRDTGIGMNQEQVEGLFRAFTQADTSTTRKFGGTGLGLVICKRLVTMMDGDIRVESETGRGSVFTFTAVLKRQQTEKRRPDRFVPAPDLRGMRVMVVDDNASAREIMDSMLASFTFDVTLADSGARCLELLSENGPEKPFELIIMDWKMPDMDGLETARRIIAGAAEKGGQRPKIIMLTAYGREEVMRRAEEIGIDRFLLKPVSHSIFFDTIMQAFGKDLPPSTRRKRPGDMGKVTLSCLAGARILVAEDNPINQQVAREILENAGMSVEVADNGLEAVHMAVAGNFDAVLMDVQMPVMDGYRATSEIRGNENISRLPVIAMTAHAMAGDRQKSLDAGMNDHVTKPVNPQELLSALARWIGPRNRTKPAAASRPTRAPLPGSLPGFDLDAGLDRLSGNAGTYADLLKRFADDYRDAAGELARLLESGDMETLRHHVHGIKGVAGNLGAGAVESAARDMEQAIAQGEKVLPELLGKLAAALAPPLEALERFFSGQAPPSRSGSGAQPPPLAEGALDRLAELLSINDTGTEEAFEEVREAIFAAASGEAGELEKNIRNFNFKGALESLKKIVSLLEKEAEAGSPRD
- a CDS encoding diguanylate cyclase, which encodes MKDEYKTKKQLINELMELRKQINKTDFAESLADKHGLFLNAAGEGFIVLDTQGKQLFINPSAAKMLGYSVTELTGNQSHSLWHYKKSDGSAYPEEECPIYAAYKDGKTHSADDEVFWRKDGTCFPVQYTSTPVMEAGEITGAVITFMDITDRKRMEKSLKLDEERLEALLTLSRMDFTSEQEITDFALEEGVRLTKSKGGYLHFFNEDEQTIHLYAWSKDVLKTCTAAQDHHYPLEAAGLWADSVRFRKVVIHNDYQSLANKKGYPEGHFHLIRHLGIPIFDGNRIVGVTGVGNKEEPYDESDARQINLFMNSMWRIMKQKRLEQEREKLVVELKELSLKDELTGLYNRRGFLSIMAQQCAIAKRVKNNAMLLYIDLDGMKQINDLHGHAEGDLALIGAASILKNAFRESDIIGRIGGDEFAVFGMVTEDKDVDAITSRINEKFEKLIGEYNAHSKKPYTISMSYGISFAGSKNAFSCDSMMSEADNNMYFQKKNKS
- a CDS encoding radical SAM protein — translated: MTRKVLLSSVFKPFGVDTVEARKESKVELFHNQLTKNQGIYSPRFFLFSFGLHAIAENLDDTPVTVLDFPSLDRFRREVRKGYDIVGIGAIVPNFLKVKKMVETVRELSPRSTVVIGGFCATIPDIDKIMDVDHVCVGEGISFMRRLLGLPEAFAFKNPDVVSQLREVMGIPLRMVGAPHIVVGLGCSYGCDFCCPSHFFGKRHIRFFQTGQALFREIEKVAARYKTNAVSLIGDDNFLLDLDRAEELRQCMIRSGRIYRLFTFGSADRVAEFGAEKLAEMGVNLIWIGRESIYSPYQKNLGRNIREMVAELGRYGIKVILSSILLVDEHTRENIEADINDHLACRPTFSQFTFYSPLPGTPLYDRVKSTGRLLTAIPYEEWHAFKQPWFVHPEFNLKEAEIIQNRAYDRDFYELGPSLLRYIRTDVEAWRFLKDSSKQHLVARAADLAADMGKYRILLLAMGRLLPRPEMRQMAVDTLADIESAFGPATVFEKAAAAGMALFGRAREIRTRLTGDALQPPTRIRHYGRL
- the cobT gene encoding nicotinate-nucleotide--dimethylbenzimidazole phosphoribosyltransferase, whose protein sequence is MNKLEKTIGAIGPVDETILAKARERLANQVRPAGSLGLLEEAAARLASIAGTLDVRLKRKIIVVCAGDHGVTAEGVSLFPQEVTAQMVDTFVAGSASINVLARHAGAEVRVADLGVCHDFDPGLPIFHKKVGRGTANFARGPAMTREEAVASVRAGIEIVDELFASGSVDMIGTGDMGIGNTTPSAAIIAAFAGVDPAEVTGRGTGINDDGWKLKVAAIRKGLEINRPDPGDPIDVLAKVGGFEIGGLAGLVLGAAARKIPVVCDGLISTAGALIACELAPAARSYLFAGHRSVEAGHKFMHGRLGLEPMLDLRFRLGEGTGAAVAMELLDAAPRILAEIKTFDEVRIKDVQKK